In bacterium, a single genomic region encodes these proteins:
- a CDS encoding tetratricopeptide repeat protein: MPRRRSTSSEAARKRRMAAARVRRADYLAEKGVLEHAITHYEKATELDGHNPDARVKLGDAYFEAEMPRKAYQAYRKALKIHPRHAEAHFCLGEF; the protein is encoded by the coding sequence ATGCCTCGCCGACGTAGCACGTCAAGCGAAGCGGCGCGCAAGCGCAGAATGGCCGCCGCACGGGTTCGACGAGCCGACTATCTGGCCGAGAAGGGCGTTCTCGAACACGCGATCACGCACTACGAGAAGGCGACCGAACTCGACGGCCACAACCCCGATGCGCGCGTGAAGCTCGGCGATGCGTACTTCGAGGCCGAGATGCCGCGCAAGGCCTACCAGGCGTACCGCAAGGCCCTCAAGATCCACCCCCGCCACGCTGAAGCGCATTTCTGCCTGGGCGAGTTCTA
- the dtd gene encoding D-tyrosyl-tRNA(Tyr) deacylase, whose amino-acid sequence MRVVVQRVTQAAVRVDGEIVGQIGRGLLALVGFRPGDGEAELDWMAAKLVGLRLFEDADDKMNLSVEDVDGELLLVPQFTLYGDCRKGRRPGFSDALAPDQATVLFDRFCDLCARSGPPVGRGVFGAHMQVSLVNDGPVTLIIDRDQGSATRD is encoded by the coding sequence AGTTGTAGTGCAGCGCGTGACGCAGGCGGCGGTGCGAGTTGACGGGGAGATCGTGGGGCAAATCGGCCGGGGCCTGCTGGCTCTCGTGGGCTTCCGGCCCGGCGACGGCGAGGCCGAGTTGGACTGGATGGCGGCCAAGCTGGTCGGTCTGCGGCTCTTTGAGGATGCCGACGACAAGATGAACCTGTCGGTGGAGGACGTGGACGGGGAGTTGCTGCTGGTGCCGCAGTTCACGCTCTACGGCGACTGCCGCAAGGGGCGGCGGCCCGGCTTCTCCGACGCCCTCGCTCCCGATCAGGCCACGGTGCTTTTCGACCGCTTCTGCGACCTGTGCGCGCGGTCCGGCCCGCCGGTGGGTCGCGGGGTCTTCGGCGCGCACATGCAAGTCTCGCTGGTGAATGACGGTCCGGTCACACTCATCATTGATCGGGATCAGGGGTCGGCCACCAGGGATTAG